The following are encoded together in the Buteo buteo chromosome 24, bButBut1.hap1.1, whole genome shotgun sequence genome:
- the CD74 gene encoding HLA class II histocompatibility antigen gamma chain isoform X1, with product MGLFFFFVPPPQEVAGQGGDLGGYFQRQHWGLFIAHRCADSEAMAEEQRDLISDRGSSVLNTGDTQRSAWGRKAALSTLSILVALLIAGQAVTVYFVYQQSGQISKLTKTSQTLQLEALQRKLPTSAKPVSKMRMNLDMPLAMRVLPLAPSADKMNMAPPSNKTEDQVKHLLLQADPRKMFPELKDNLMDNLKSLKKTMTDADWKSFESWMHKWLLFEMAKNPKPEDPKAIPAEKVQTKCQAEANFGGVQPGRFRPQCDENGDYLPKQCNAATGYCWCSYKNGTRIEGTATRKKLDCPGAVAAAATTVDPEEMIFSGVDAFQLGAEKAGK from the exons atggggcttttttttttttttgtcccccccccccaggaggtggcagggcagggtggggacCTGGGGGGGTATTTCCAGCGACAGCACTGGGGGCTGTTCATTGCCCATCGGTGTGCTGACAGCGAAGCCATGGCCGAGGAGCAGCGGGACCTCATCTCCGACCGCGGCAGCAGCGTGCTCAACACTGGGGACACCCAGAG GTCTGCGTGGGGCCGCAAAGCCGCCCTCTCCACGCTTTCCATCTTGGTGGCCCTGCTGATCGCCGGCCAGGCTGTCACTGTCTACTTTGTCTACCAGCAGAGCGGGCAGATCAGCAAGCTGACCAAGACCTCCCAGAccctgcagctggaggcacTCCAGAGGAAGCTGCCCACCA GTGCCAAGCCAGTGAGCAAGATGAGGATGAATCTAGACATGCCTTTAGCCATGAGGGTCCTGCCTCTTGCCCCCTCTGCAGACAAGATG AACATGGCCCCTCCTAGCAACAAAACCGAGGACCAAGTGAAGCACCTGCTGCTG CAAGCAGACCCCAGGAAGATGTTCCCGGAGCTGAAGGACAACCTGATGGACAACCTGAAGAGCCTGAAGAAGACCATGACTGATGCAGACTGGAAG TCCTTTGAATCCTGGATGCACAAGTGGCTGCTGTTTGAAATGGCCAAGAACCCCAAGCCGGAGGATCCTAAGGCGATCCCAGCGGAGAAAG TGCAAACTAAGTGCCAGGCGGAGGCCAATTTTGGGGGTGTCCAGCCGGGTCGCTTCCGCCCACAGTGCGATGAGAACGGCGACTACCTGCCCAAGCAGTGCAATGCTGCCACAGGCTACTGCTGGTGCTCCTACAAAAATGGCACCAGGATTGAGGGCACTGCTACTCGGAAAAAGCTGGACTGCCCTG GGGCTGTTGCGGCTGCCGCCACCACCGTGGACCCAGAGGAGATGATCTTCTCCGGGGTGGACGCGTTCCAGCTGGGTGCAGAGAAAG CAGGCAAGTAG
- the CD74 gene encoding HLA class II histocompatibility antigen gamma chain isoform X3, producing MGLFFFFVPPPQEVAGQGGDLGGYFQRQHWGLFIAHRCADSEAMAEEQRDLISDRGSSVLNTGDTQRSAWGRKAALSTLSILVALLIAGQAVTVYFVYQQSGQISKLTKTSQTLQLEALQRKLPTSAKPVSKMRMNLDMPLAMRVLPLAPSADKMNMAPPSNKTEDQVKHLLLQADPRKMFPELKDNLMDNLKSLKKTMTDADWKSFESWMHKWLLFEMAKNPKPEDPKAIPAEKGAVAAAATTVDPEEMIFSGVDAFQLGAEKAGK from the exons atggggcttttttttttttttgtcccccccccccaggaggtggcagggcagggtggggacCTGGGGGGGTATTTCCAGCGACAGCACTGGGGGCTGTTCATTGCCCATCGGTGTGCTGACAGCGAAGCCATGGCCGAGGAGCAGCGGGACCTCATCTCCGACCGCGGCAGCAGCGTGCTCAACACTGGGGACACCCAGAG GTCTGCGTGGGGCCGCAAAGCCGCCCTCTCCACGCTTTCCATCTTGGTGGCCCTGCTGATCGCCGGCCAGGCTGTCACTGTCTACTTTGTCTACCAGCAGAGCGGGCAGATCAGCAAGCTGACCAAGACCTCCCAGAccctgcagctggaggcacTCCAGAGGAAGCTGCCCACCA GTGCCAAGCCAGTGAGCAAGATGAGGATGAATCTAGACATGCCTTTAGCCATGAGGGTCCTGCCTCTTGCCCCCTCTGCAGACAAGATG AACATGGCCCCTCCTAGCAACAAAACCGAGGACCAAGTGAAGCACCTGCTGCTG CAAGCAGACCCCAGGAAGATGTTCCCGGAGCTGAAGGACAACCTGATGGACAACCTGAAGAGCCTGAAGAAGACCATGACTGATGCAGACTGGAAG TCCTTTGAATCCTGGATGCACAAGTGGCTGCTGTTTGAAATGGCCAAGAACCCCAAGCCGGAGGATCCTAAGGCGATCCCAGCGGAGAAAG GGGCTGTTGCGGCTGCCGCCACCACCGTGGACCCAGAGGAGATGATCTTCTCCGGGGTGGACGCGTTCCAGCTGGGTGCAGAGAAAG CAGGCAAGTAG
- the CD74 gene encoding HLA class II histocompatibility antigen gamma chain isoform X4: MGLFFFFVPPPQEVAGQGGDLGGYFQRQHWGLFIAHRCADSEAMAEEQRDLISDRGSSVLNTGDTQRSAWGRKAALSTLSILVALLIAGQAVTVYFVYQQSGQISKLTKTSQTLQLEALQRKLPTSAKPVSKMRMNLDMPLAMRVLPLAPSADKMNMAPPSNKTEDQVKHLLLQADPRKMFPELKDNLMDNLKSLKKTMTDADWKSFESWMHKWLLFEMAKNPKPEDPKAIPAEKGAVAAAATTVDPEEMIFSGVDAFQLGAEKGK, translated from the exons atggggcttttttttttttttgtcccccccccccaggaggtggcagggcagggtggggacCTGGGGGGGTATTTCCAGCGACAGCACTGGGGGCTGTTCATTGCCCATCGGTGTGCTGACAGCGAAGCCATGGCCGAGGAGCAGCGGGACCTCATCTCCGACCGCGGCAGCAGCGTGCTCAACACTGGGGACACCCAGAG GTCTGCGTGGGGCCGCAAAGCCGCCCTCTCCACGCTTTCCATCTTGGTGGCCCTGCTGATCGCCGGCCAGGCTGTCACTGTCTACTTTGTCTACCAGCAGAGCGGGCAGATCAGCAAGCTGACCAAGACCTCCCAGAccctgcagctggaggcacTCCAGAGGAAGCTGCCCACCA GTGCCAAGCCAGTGAGCAAGATGAGGATGAATCTAGACATGCCTTTAGCCATGAGGGTCCTGCCTCTTGCCCCCTCTGCAGACAAGATG AACATGGCCCCTCCTAGCAACAAAACCGAGGACCAAGTGAAGCACCTGCTGCTG CAAGCAGACCCCAGGAAGATGTTCCCGGAGCTGAAGGACAACCTGATGGACAACCTGAAGAGCCTGAAGAAGACCATGACTGATGCAGACTGGAAG TCCTTTGAATCCTGGATGCACAAGTGGCTGCTGTTTGAAATGGCCAAGAACCCCAAGCCGGAGGATCCTAAGGCGATCCCAGCGGAGAAAG GGGCTGTTGCGGCTGCCGCCACCACCGTGGACCCAGAGGAGATGATCTTCTCCGGGGTGGACGCGTTCCAGCTGGGTGCAGAGAAAG GCAAGTAG
- the CD74 gene encoding HLA class II histocompatibility antigen gamma chain isoform X2 translates to MGLFFFFVPPPQEVAGQGGDLGGYFQRQHWGLFIAHRCADSEAMAEEQRDLISDRGSSVLNTGDTQRSAWGRKAALSTLSILVALLIAGQAVTVYFVYQQSGQISKLTKTSQTLQLEALQRKLPTSAKPVSKMRMNLDMPLAMRVLPLAPSADKMNMAPPSNKTEDQVKHLLLQADPRKMFPELKDNLMDNLKSLKKTMTDADWKSFESWMHKWLLFEMAKNPKPEDPKAIPAEKVQTKCQAEANFGGVQPGRFRPQCDENGDYLPKQCNAATGYCWCSYKNGTRIEGTATRKKLDCPGAVAAAATTVDPEEMIFSGVDAFQLGAEKGK, encoded by the exons atggggcttttttttttttttgtcccccccccccaggaggtggcagggcagggtggggacCTGGGGGGGTATTTCCAGCGACAGCACTGGGGGCTGTTCATTGCCCATCGGTGTGCTGACAGCGAAGCCATGGCCGAGGAGCAGCGGGACCTCATCTCCGACCGCGGCAGCAGCGTGCTCAACACTGGGGACACCCAGAG GTCTGCGTGGGGCCGCAAAGCCGCCCTCTCCACGCTTTCCATCTTGGTGGCCCTGCTGATCGCCGGCCAGGCTGTCACTGTCTACTTTGTCTACCAGCAGAGCGGGCAGATCAGCAAGCTGACCAAGACCTCCCAGAccctgcagctggaggcacTCCAGAGGAAGCTGCCCACCA GTGCCAAGCCAGTGAGCAAGATGAGGATGAATCTAGACATGCCTTTAGCCATGAGGGTCCTGCCTCTTGCCCCCTCTGCAGACAAGATG AACATGGCCCCTCCTAGCAACAAAACCGAGGACCAAGTGAAGCACCTGCTGCTG CAAGCAGACCCCAGGAAGATGTTCCCGGAGCTGAAGGACAACCTGATGGACAACCTGAAGAGCCTGAAGAAGACCATGACTGATGCAGACTGGAAG TCCTTTGAATCCTGGATGCACAAGTGGCTGCTGTTTGAAATGGCCAAGAACCCCAAGCCGGAGGATCCTAAGGCGATCCCAGCGGAGAAAG TGCAAACTAAGTGCCAGGCGGAGGCCAATTTTGGGGGTGTCCAGCCGGGTCGCTTCCGCCCACAGTGCGATGAGAACGGCGACTACCTGCCCAAGCAGTGCAATGCTGCCACAGGCTACTGCTGGTGCTCCTACAAAAATGGCACCAGGATTGAGGGCACTGCTACTCGGAAAAAGCTGGACTGCCCTG GGGCTGTTGCGGCTGCCGCCACCACCGTGGACCCAGAGGAGATGATCTTCTCCGGGGTGGACGCGTTCCAGCTGGGTGCAGAGAAAG GCAAGTAG
- the RPS14 gene encoding small ribosomal subunit protein uS11 has translation MAPRKGKEKKEEQVISLGPQVAEGENVFGVCHIFASFNDTFVHVTDLSGKETICRVTGGMKVKADRDESSPYAAMLAAQDVAQRCKELGITALHIKLRATGGNRTKTPGPGAQSALRALARSGMKIGRIEDVTPIPSDSTRRKGGRRGRRL, from the exons ATGGCACCTCGTAAGGgcaaggagaagaaggaagaacaggTCATCAGCTTGGGACCTCAGGTTGCTGAAGGAGAAAACGTGTTCGGCGTCTGCCATATCTTTGCTTCCTTCAATGATACTTTTGTCCATGTGACTGATCTCTCTGGCAA GGAAACCATCTGCCGTGTGACTGGTGGCATGAAGGTGAAGGCAGACAGAGATGAGTCTTCTCCCTACGCAGCTATGCTGGCAGCCCAGGATGTTGCCCAGAGGTGCAAGGAACTGGGCATCACTGCCCTGCACATCAAGCTGCGTGCTACCGGTGGAAATAG GACCAAGACTCCTGGACCTGGTGCTCAGTCAGCACTGAGAGCTCTGGCCCGATCTGGAATGAAGATCGGCCGCATTG AGGATGTCACCCCCATCCCCTCTGACAGTACTCGCAGAAAGGGTGGTCGCCGTGGACGTCGTCTGTAA